From the genome of Phyllostomus discolor isolate MPI-MPIP mPhyDis1 chromosome 12, mPhyDis1.pri.v3, whole genome shotgun sequence, one region includes:
- the LOC114488605 gene encoding neugrin-like, which produces MAGGLGLALAGRARAVVARCGLATRGVAGPGSMGREPDHDTYWEPEERELQEVESALRRQKKAIRFQKIRRQMEAPGAPPRTLTREAMEQIRYLHKEFAESWSVPRLAEGFDVSTDVIRRVLRSKFVPTLEQKLKQDQKVLKKAGLDHALRQLPGSGETWKLLPTCHPASGGEASSQGQGHSTALKVVEPNTHSTDPPSRQKRRNSGIHSLAKESFAPVAAAGGHRGELRKRPTSDCGGTGGTDSAGSPSAVKLEELAAGERGGQNFSSKVVQQGREFFDDNGNFLYRI; this is translated from the exons ATGGCGGGTGGTCTGGGCCTCGCGCTCGCCGGGCGTGCCCGCGCTGTCGTCGCTCGCTGTGGCCTCGCGACCCGAGGGGTGGCAGGCCCAGGCTCTATGGGCCGCGAGCCGGATCACGATACCTACTGGGAGCCGGAGGAGCGGGAGCTGCAGGAGGTGGAGAG CGCCCTGAGACGACAGAAAAAGGCCATTCGGTTCCAGAAAATTCGGAGGCAAATGGAGGCGCCAGGTGCCCCACCCAGGACTCTGACGAGGGAAGCCATGGAGCAGATCCG GTACTTACATAAGGAATTTGCAGAGTCCTGGTCAGTCCCCAGGTTGGCGGAAGGCTTTGATGTGAGCACCGATGTGATCAGAAGGGTTTTAAGGAGCAAGTTTGTTCCCACATTGGAGCAGAAACTGAAGCAGGATCAGAAAGTCCTTAAGAAAGCTGGGCTTGACCACGCGCTCCGCCAGCTTCCGGGCTCTGGGGAAACCTGGAAACTGCTTCCCACGTGCCACCCTGCGTCAGGAGGTGAAGCCTCATCCCAAGGTCAGGGTCACAGCACAGCTTTGAAGGTGGTGGAACCGAATACTCACAGTACAGACCCACCGAgcagacagaagagaaggaacaGCGGGATCCACAGCCTGGCGAAGGAGAGCTTTGCGCCCGTGGCTGCAGCTGGAGGTCATCGGGGAGAGCTGCGGAAGCGTCCCACCTCGGACTGCGGGGGCACCGGGGGAACCGACAGTGCCGGATCGCCGAGTGCGGTCAAGCTGGAGGAGCTGGCGGCAGGAGAACGGGGTGGCCAGAACTTCAGCAGCAAAGTAGTGCAGCAGGGGCGAGAGTTCTTTGACGACAACGGGAACTTCCTGTATAGAATCTGA